A region of Plantactinospora sp. BC1 DNA encodes the following proteins:
- a CDS encoding winged helix-turn-helix domain-containing protein, with protein MRDVEAKIASGELGPGDQLPSISQLSEQYRCSAPTIKQALARLQERGVLQGHQGRGVYVTPAPD; from the coding sequence ATGCGGGACGTGGAAGCCAAGATCGCGAGTGGCGAGCTTGGGCCGGGCGACCAGTTACCGTCGATCAGCCAGCTCAGCGAGCAGTACCGGTGCTCGGCGCCGACCATCAAGCAGGCGCTGGCGCGGCTACAGGAGCGGGGTGTGCTCCAGGGGCATCAGGGCCGGGGCGTGTACGTCACGCCCGCCCCCGACTGA